In Anaerolineae bacterium, the genomic stretch ATGCCAGCGTAGCGGCTGCCGGCGGCGGCAGACATCTTGCCTTCGGGCGTCATGACATCCACCACTGCCAGGCGGTGGCGCAAGCCGATCTCATAGTCGGTAGGATCGTGCGCCGGAGTCACCTTCACGGCGCCCGTCCCGAAGGCAGGGTCCACCGCCGCGTCGGCCACGATGGGCAGGCGGCGCTCGACCAGAGGAAGGATGGCAGTGGCGCCCACCAGCTCGGCGTAACGCTCGTCGTCTGGATGGACGGCCACTCCGGTGTCCCCTAGCATAGTCTCCGGCCGGGTGGTAGCCACCTCTATGTAGCCCGGACGGTCGGCCAGAGGATACCTGATGTACCAGAGCTTGCCTTGCTCCTCCTCGTGTATCACTTCCAGGTCCGACACGGCGGTGCCGCACCCGGGGCACCAGTTGACCATGTATTCACCCCGGTAGATCAGGCCGTCGTCGTAGAGGCGCTTGAAGGCCTCGCGCACGGCACGGGAGCACACTTCGTCCAGGGTGAACCGCTCCCGGGTCCAGTCGCAAGAAGCTCCCAGCCGCCGGTGCTGCAGGGTGATGCGGCTGCCGTACTGCTCCCGCCACTGCCAGACCCGCTCCTCGAAGCGTTCCCGGCCCAGGTCCCAGCGAGTGAGCCCCTCCTTAGCCAGCTCTCTCTCCACCACGGCGTGGGTGGCGATGCTGGCGTGGTCAGTGCCGGGCAGCCACAAGGTAGGATCGCCCATCATCCTATGCCAGCGGATCAGGATGTCTTCGATGGTAGCAGTGATGGCGTGACCGATGTGCAGGGCTCCAGTGATGTTGGGCGGCGGCATCGGGATCACGAACGGCCGGCGGCCAGGATCGATGCGGGGAAGGAAGTACCCCTGCGCTTCCCACCAGTCGTACAACGAGGTCTCGAACTCCTCTGGCTGCCAGGTCTTGGGCAGGTCCTCGACCTTCTCAAACGGCAACACGTCACCACCTCACGCTGGGATTGGTCCTGGCCTTGGGCCGAGGCCGTGGCCGACGCGGGCTTGAGCCCACCACGCAAAGGCCCCCTCGCCTCAAGGACGAGAGGGCCAGCCCTCACGTGGTACCACCTTGCTTCCGGATCGCCTGAGCGATGCGGCACTTGTGGCGCTGTAACAGGCGCTCCTGGAGGGGCTTACTGACCGGATTCAGCCCCTCGGCTCCCGAGCGACTTCCCCACCCGCAGCCCGGTGCGAGCTCCGCTTTCTATGCCGGAGGCGACTTGCAGCCGTGGTCGCCCCTCTCTGGTCGGCGTTGCGGCGGGTACTACTCTCGTTCCTCGCCTATGGAATGATATGACAATACAGTCTAGCACGCCGAGGCCCAACCGACAACACGGACAACCACCGCGGCTCAGAATTGGGGCATGGGATCTGGTGCGCGGGCGCGCTCACGAGAACCCTAGCGGCAGACCCGAGAAGCCGGCCGGCCGGGAGTGCGAGACGTCGACGATCGGTCCTTCTGGGAGCAGTCATCGCCTCGCGGGGCGCAGTGGGCCGCGAGACGCACGGCGCGCGTGGGCGCGCGCACTCCTCGGGGAAAGGCATGTTTGGGATATGGTTGAGACCTTCTCGCGCGGTCTTGGCCCATGTCTCTGCCTGAGCAGTCATCGCCTCCCGGGCGCAGTGGGCCGCGAGACGCACGGCGCGCGTGGGCGCGCGCACTCCTCGGGGAAGGGTGTGTGGACAGTTCATTTCGCCCGACCTCACACCCAAACAGGCATGGGTCAGGGTGAGGGCTAGATGCGAGGAGCCGCCCGTACGCCTTCGGTCTGCAGTCGGAAGAGATAGGTGACGTTGTCCTCATGGAGCTGCTGGGTCAGCCCATCCAGGTCCAGCCGCGATCCACCAAAGTCCTCGATGTCGGTCTGCAGCACCTCCTGGAGGCTGGCACCGTCGGCGATGGCATCGTGCACGTACTTGCGCACCTGGCGGACGTAGCGCATTCGGTACTCGATAGCGTCCCTGACCTCGCCCTTGAGGATGACGTCGCCATGTCCCTGAATTATGGTGTTGAGAGTCAGCGACCGTATGCGCTGCAGAGACCGCATGAGGATCTCTGGATCGCCACCGACGAAGTGAGGAACGGGAAGCATGGCGTCGCCGGCTACCAGGATCCTCTCCTCTTCGACATAGACACCGAAGGCATCCTGTGAGTGCCCTGGCAGAGGGATGAGCCTTAGAGTGAGGCCACCGTGGCGGACTACGACCTCGGCGGCGGCGGTGATGGTGGGAGGCCGGAGCCTGACCTCGCGAAGCTCGCCTATGCTCCTGGCTGCCTCGGCGAGGGCGGAGCGAAGCTCGCCCTCCATGGCCTGACGGACTCCGGTGTGGGCGATAACGTCCGACTCGGGGTAGAGATAGTTGCAGGCGACGTGGTCGAGGTGGCCGTGAGTGTTGATGAGGTAGGAGACGCGCTTACCGCCGCGCATGGCGAAAGAGCGCACTTCCTGGGCTTCACTAGGGAAGAGCAGGGAGTCCACGACGATGCTACCACGGTCTGTGAGTATTACGGTAGCGGTGACCTGAGCATAGGCGTCGCTCAGGAACACAAAGACCTGCTCGCCGACTCGCTCCTTCGGCAATGGCGCCTCCAAGAAGCCCTCTCCGGGGCCGAAACCGCGCTAGAATAGCAGGCACCGCTGCCAGCGTCAAGGGGCTGCATCAAATGGTATGCAGCGCTACTGAAAGGCCCTGTCGGCGAGGGCCGCCACCCCTCCGAGCCGTCGGCATCCCTCAGGGCCTGCCGGGAGATGGCGGGGCAAGAACGAGCGCCACGTGGCCCTCTAGCCTCGCTCCCTCTCTGCTGCCTGGTTTGGGGCTGGACCACAGGTATGAGTTCGGGTCCGAGCTGAGCGGGGCGCAGCTGCGGGTGCGCCCTGCCGTCAATGGGCGGGCGGGGACGAGGCGCAGCCCATCGCGGTGGGACAGTGAGCCTCCGATAGCTGACGGGGAAGCCTGCCCTGAACGCGGCGAAAGCGCCGGCCTGGCTTCTGAGCGCGCCTTTGCCCGGTGCGACGGCTGCCTGACGCCGCTCTGCCGCTATCGCCGCAACTTGACCCGACGGCGACGTCGCGTCTAGAGTCTACTGCCGCCTGTCGACCAAAAGTGGCGGCGACGGATCTTCGGATGGAAAGGGAGCTTCTTGGATGCCCGCAAGTGAGAAGCCATTCGGTGGGTTCACCGGTCGTGTCCTCCGTGTTGACCTGGGCGCGGGGCGGACCACGGTGGAGGAGCCGGACGAGATTCTGTACCGGCGCTATGGTGGAGGCGCCGGGCTGGCGACGTACTTCCTTCTGCGCGAGCTTCCGGTGGGAGTTGATCCGCTAGGACCGGAGAACGTCATGGTCTTCATGACGGGGGCCATGTCTGGCACGCCTCTTTGGGGCGCCAACCGCTTCGTGGTGGTAGCCAAGAGCCCACTGACGCTGGGCTTCGGACGCAGCGAGGCAGGAGGCTGGTGGGGGCCGGAACTGAAGGCAGCCGGCTTCGATGGCATAATCCTGACAGGGCGCTCTCCCCAGCCAGTCTACCTGTGGATCCACGACGGGGAGGCGGAGATCCGCCCCGCTGACGATCTCTGGGGCAGGGTGACGGGCGAGGTTCACGACACCATTCTGGAGCAGACGGGCGATCGGCGGACGCGGGTGCTCCAGTGCGGGCCGGCGGCGGAGAGAGGGGTCCGGTTCGCGGCTCTCACCAACGAGCTGCGCCACTGGAACGGGCGCTGCGGCATGG encodes the following:
- a CDS encoding MBL fold metallo-hydrolase, producing MPKERVGEQVFVFLSDAYAQVTATVILTDRGSIVVDSLLFPSEAQEVRSFAMRGGKRVSYLINTHGHLDHVACNYLYPESDVIAHTGVRQAMEGELRSALAEAARSIGELREVRLRPPTITAAAEVVVRHGGLTLRLIPLPGHSQDAFGVYVEEERILVAGDAMLPVPHFVGGDPEILMRSLQRIRSLTLNTIIQGHGDVILKGEVRDAIEYRMRYVRQVRKYVHDAIADGASLQEVLQTDIEDFGGSRLDLDGLTQQLHEDNVTYLFRLQTEGVRAAPRI